The following are encoded in a window of Roseimaritima ulvae genomic DNA:
- a CDS encoding redox-sensing transcriptional repressor Rex encodes MSDQRPPRANQPAALNPSDKPKPAAGQSLPQNASSAPTSQPAACVPTAPSGPLADAASEIPRAAVGRLSLYLRELRRLAASGVDHASSKRLGELLGVSDAVVRRDLAYLKPQGRRGVGYVIEPLIQRIRQTLGSNQVWNVVLLGAGSLGNALLRYQGFQEQGFRWVAAFDVDDSRVGTTVEGVPVFHSRELEQRIAERQANLAIIAVPAAATADVGRRLSAAGITGILNFAPVALQVDPETCVANVDLASELQQLAFSVLSTRESSEELEKQTVTKPQKNP; translated from the coding sequence ATGAGTGACCAGCGGCCGCCGAGGGCGAACCAGCCCGCCGCCCTCAACCCCTCGGACAAGCCCAAGCCGGCCGCGGGCCAATCGTTGCCCCAAAACGCCTCATCAGCCCCCACTAGCCAGCCGGCGGCATGCGTCCCGACGGCTCCGAGTGGTCCCCTGGCCGATGCGGCTAGCGAGATCCCGCGGGCGGCCGTGGGGCGGCTGAGCCTGTACCTGAGGGAGCTGCGACGGTTGGCGGCCAGCGGCGTCGATCACGCCAGTAGCAAACGTTTAGGAGAGTTGCTGGGAGTGTCCGACGCGGTCGTCCGTCGCGATCTGGCCTATCTCAAACCCCAGGGACGGCGCGGCGTAGGGTACGTGATCGAACCGCTGATCCAGCGGATCCGGCAAACCCTGGGCTCCAACCAGGTCTGGAATGTGGTCTTGCTGGGCGCCGGCTCGCTGGGCAACGCCCTACTCCGCTACCAGGGCTTCCAAGAACAGGGCTTCCGCTGGGTGGCCGCCTTTGACGTGGATGACAGCCGCGTCGGCACGACGGTGGAAGGCGTGCCGGTGTTTCACAGCCGCGAACTGGAGCAGCGGATTGCCGAACGGCAGGCCAATCTGGCGATCATCGCGGTCCCGGCGGCGGCCACCGCCGATGTGGGCCGGCGGTTGAGCGCCGCGGGCATCACGGGGATCTTGAATTTTGCTCCGGTGGCCCTGCAGGTGGATCCTGAAACCTGCGTCGCCAACGTCGACTTGGCCAGCGAATTACAACAATTAGCCTTCTCGGTGCTGTCGACCCGCGAGTCTTCAGAAGAGCTCGAAAAACAAACTGTCACAAAACCGCAAAAAAATCCCTGA
- a CDS encoding radical SAM protein, translating to MDAPKPSPLPVVESSRPPASTPVRHAANRDYTFLGTTDSLCPQCMQVVRAKIISRRGRVYFRKRCPEHGPREDFVCSDVSWYDRLETALPAKLPKQVAIEPDKGCPYDCGLCTEHEQHTCIGLVEVTSSCNLKCPMCFASSGPGGQHLDMKQARAAIDALVAAEGHAEVCQISGGEPTIHPQLLEIVDYALSQPIDFVMINTNGIRFAKDAELVRQLAERRERLEIYFQFDGRDSAGEQQLRGEDLVATKLRALDRLADAELNVTLVATLHGPDDPAVYQRLFQQAMSRPNVVGLSLQPATYSGRHVLPSELEQRVTFPDAIRGIAAASEGMLSETDFTPLPCAHPNCHQIMLAIRNDSGLLPLSRVMDIERDRDLLANGISFTRERSKELIAQYLGRASGCGEGCGCGDLPTGSAVDAAPRTAAQQAVAEQFFDRVINGQAGARDVFRITITNFLDAYNFDVRRLMKCCTHHVLPSGHLVPFCAYNTLYRPGHVQLPELPSAPPTP from the coding sequence ATGGACGCACCGAAGCCCTCGCCCTTGCCGGTCGTCGAATCCTCCCGGCCGCCCGCCAGCACTCCAGTTCGGCACGCCGCCAACCGCGACTACACCTTTCTGGGGACCACCGACAGCCTGTGCCCGCAGTGCATGCAGGTGGTGCGAGCCAAAATCATCTCACGACGCGGGCGTGTGTATTTTCGCAAACGCTGCCCCGAACACGGGCCGCGCGAAGATTTCGTCTGTTCGGACGTTTCCTGGTACGACCGCTTAGAAACCGCGCTGCCGGCCAAGCTGCCCAAGCAGGTGGCGATCGAACCCGATAAAGGCTGTCCCTACGACTGCGGCTTGTGCACCGAACACGAACAGCACACCTGTATCGGCCTGGTCGAAGTCACCTCGTCCTGCAATCTAAAATGCCCGATGTGTTTCGCGTCCAGCGGTCCCGGGGGGCAGCATCTGGATATGAAACAGGCGCGGGCGGCCATCGATGCGCTGGTAGCCGCCGAAGGGCACGCGGAAGTCTGTCAGATCTCCGGTGGTGAACCGACCATCCATCCCCAATTATTGGAAATTGTCGACTACGCGCTCAGTCAGCCGATCGACTTCGTGATGATCAACACCAACGGGATCCGTTTCGCCAAAGACGCCGAATTGGTGCGGCAATTGGCTGAACGTCGTGAGCGGTTAGAGATCTACTTTCAATTTGATGGTCGGGATTCCGCCGGCGAGCAACAGTTGCGTGGCGAAGATCTTGTGGCGACAAAACTACGGGCTCTGGATCGGCTGGCCGACGCCGAGTTGAACGTGACCCTGGTCGCCACCCTGCACGGCCCCGATGATCCGGCCGTCTATCAGCGACTATTCCAGCAAGCCATGTCGCGGCCCAACGTGGTGGGCTTGAGCCTCCAGCCGGCCACGTATAGCGGTCGGCACGTTCTGCCCAGCGAGCTGGAGCAACGCGTGACCTTTCCCGATGCCATTCGCGGGATCGCCGCGGCCAGTGAGGGGATGTTGAGCGAAACGGATTTCACGCCCTTGCCCTGTGCGCATCCCAACTGCCATCAGATCATGCTGGCGATTCGCAACGATTCTGGTTTGTTGCCTCTGTCCCGGGTGATGGATATCGAGCGTGATCGCGACCTGTTGGCCAACGGGATCAGTTTTACGCGAGAGCGTTCCAAGGAGTTGATCGCGCAGTATTTGGGTCGCGCGTCAGGATGCGGCGAAGGCTGTGGGTGTGGTGATCTGCCCACGGGCTCCGCCGTGGATGCGGCCCCTCGTACGGCGGCTCAACAAGCGGTCGCGGAACAGTTTTTCGATCGCGTGATCAACGGTCAGGCGGGGGCTCGCGACGTGTTCCGGATCACGATCACGAATTTCCTGGACGCCTATAACTTCGACGTGCGGCGGTTGATGAAGTGCTGCACACACCACGTCTTGCCAAGCGGACATCTGGTGCCGTTTTGCGCCTACAACACGCTGTATCGCCCCGGCCACGTGCAACTGCCGGAGTTGCCATCTGCTCCACCCACCCCGTAG
- a CDS encoding serine/threonine-protein kinase codes for MSAADQNMLLGVIALQVDFIDRDTLVDAMQRWIQAKHRSLVEILREQGQLNERQAELLENLAKEHVHRHGGTAADGLAALSSIDSVRTILQQIDDPDVGDSLANLSPDRQDPETYDPATTFLPEFAGQPIDDARNRFRILRTHARGGLGQVSLAEDEALHRHVALKEIIDRYADQPGSRERFLVEAEITGRLQHPGIVPVYGLGTYPDGRPFYAMRFIEGDNLLMAIRRFHHQAENHPWQGELLVAFRELLGRFMDVCDAMQFAHQRHVLHRDLKPHNIMLGEFGETLVVDWGLAKPLYEGVSKSQTPEEAIVPMSGSASGKEYEGSILGTLDYMPPEQASGNLSQLSCRSDIYSLGATLYHLLTNSPPFEIREELSRKASIDSGLDKQLALFGKLERVRSGEFPAPRKVNARVPRGLNAICLRAMATDPDQRYASARELKQEIQRWLADEPVQAVPEAWYDKAARWFRHHRTVAFVAGSSLLVLAVLASLSTVLINHYRLGQLREAGINQISTELEGTVDRMVAANAAMDKEFFDTEFDPLLDQLKVIAPERAARREKVALEAAADDIQRRLTESAPTEDKLAALAVQVDDWAERRAIGFNAESLQAREQELRELLKNRQAPWNQLEELAGETLIRGLERGEDLMVDNEGLVKAQADASRYAFHALTLSQLPANLNHQLSVTFDEASLGGPAVAVCISPQDARPEITHYQAVMCVEGFAAGQWSPVRLRRLPSLSEAIHRGDAVRLLLCRGRTVLNEIRVHISPREFSLSIRRDDDRLRGTLSQADSVPTQIEYHDFLPLAHGNRPAIWIGPTTRIQSVQVGFRTRPMERTELEEIKILVSNGQLDEALEKLTQRPDRFSKFLRSRCLTQPGDRLLVLDELLGQAPQINANGVVLDDWYLPALLDAIELNDENPERFRELVYKLLFYYGTSIEDIAVRIPLDMRQRLLSEFRKLGGRWRVATQPTGDSQMLDTAVRLDKVLEPNAVMRRATRWRRCDVWRVSDRTDEAERELRDLLAEALDDPAAEPAEAAYLLSDLCWLLFSRQRLAETEAVLGTFDGRTSLPEYMPATIQVETARLAAHQNRFDAAAEVLAELLNGSVPIRQVQHADACLLAGFVESERGNMEAAEAYWQRGRTFQGQRPKLRNPEATRVHGSRMVEHQFRITIDGTLGSLVNGFTEEEAQAGFDAHVPEAGVYGASGRAIVKMAFDKTLVRDLANALYRSPHGQQTAKQMAYRSVGFRDFFCEPIKLMIFEGVVLNGFRDYRSDTELMADVLASCGEIFKTYDAGGINEQEDMRLIVMLWSGQADMDTWRALAPKLSQDVAAGLALVAGRAQMLAAENTDVELEKKSHLQRAQIMLETARDSLGATAAFKRLAETLLREIE; via the coding sequence ATGTCTGCAGCTGACCAAAACATGCTTCTTGGGGTGATCGCCCTGCAGGTCGACTTTATCGACCGAGACACCCTTGTGGACGCGATGCAGCGATGGATCCAGGCCAAGCATCGCAGTCTGGTCGAAATTCTCCGCGAACAGGGGCAGCTGAACGAACGCCAAGCGGAATTATTAGAAAATCTTGCGAAGGAACATGTTCATCGCCACGGCGGCACGGCCGCCGACGGCTTGGCGGCGCTCAGTTCGATCGATTCCGTTCGTACGATCCTCCAACAGATCGACGACCCCGACGTTGGCGATTCATTAGCGAACCTGAGCCCAGATCGTCAGGACCCTGAGACCTACGACCCGGCGACGACCTTTCTGCCCGAATTCGCTGGCCAGCCGATCGACGACGCTCGTAACCGCTTTCGAATTTTGCGGACGCACGCCCGTGGCGGCTTGGGGCAAGTTTCTCTTGCCGAAGACGAAGCGCTGCATCGCCACGTCGCGCTGAAAGAGATCATCGACCGCTATGCCGATCAGCCGGGTAGCCGCGAACGCTTTTTGGTCGAAGCCGAGATAACCGGACGATTGCAACACCCCGGAATCGTGCCGGTTTACGGGTTGGGCACGTATCCGGATGGTCGTCCGTTTTACGCGATGCGTTTTATCGAGGGCGACAATTTGCTGATGGCGATTCGGCGTTTTCATCACCAAGCCGAAAACCATCCGTGGCAAGGCGAGTTGCTGGTCGCGTTTCGCGAATTGCTAGGTCGTTTCATGGACGTCTGCGATGCCATGCAATTCGCTCATCAACGTCACGTCCTGCACCGCGATTTAAAACCACACAACATCATGCTGGGCGAGTTCGGCGAAACGTTGGTTGTGGATTGGGGATTGGCGAAACCGCTTTACGAAGGAGTTTCCAAGTCCCAAACCCCGGAAGAAGCGATCGTGCCGATGTCGGGCAGTGCCAGTGGAAAGGAATACGAAGGCAGTATTCTTGGGACGCTGGACTACATGCCTCCCGAACAGGCTAGCGGCAACCTGAGCCAATTAAGCTGCCGGAGCGACATCTACAGTTTGGGTGCCACGCTGTATCACTTGTTGACCAATAGCCCGCCATTTGAGATCCGCGAAGAGTTAAGCCGAAAAGCATCGATCGATTCAGGCCTGGATAAGCAGTTAGCTCTGTTCGGGAAATTGGAACGGGTACGATCCGGCGAGTTTCCTGCACCGCGCAAAGTGAATGCCCGCGTTCCCCGGGGTCTGAATGCCATTTGCCTACGGGCCATGGCGACGGATCCTGACCAGCGTTACGCGTCCGCCAGGGAGTTGAAGCAAGAGATCCAGCGATGGTTGGCGGACGAACCCGTGCAAGCCGTTCCGGAAGCTTGGTACGACAAGGCAGCGCGGTGGTTCCGACATCACCGGACGGTCGCGTTCGTGGCGGGTTCGTCTCTTCTGGTTTTGGCTGTGCTGGCCAGCCTGTCTACCGTGTTGATCAATCACTACCGACTTGGTCAGCTCCGCGAGGCAGGCATCAACCAAATATCGACGGAGCTCGAAGGTACAGTCGACCGCATGGTGGCTGCGAATGCCGCCATGGACAAAGAGTTTTTCGACACTGAATTCGACCCGCTGCTCGATCAGTTAAAAGTGATCGCGCCAGAGCGTGCGGCACGCCGCGAGAAAGTCGCTTTGGAAGCGGCAGCGGATGATATTCAGCGGCGGCTGACCGAATCGGCCCCGACCGAAGACAAATTGGCAGCTTTGGCGGTCCAAGTTGACGATTGGGCGGAACGCCGCGCCATTGGGTTCAATGCGGAATCCCTGCAAGCACGCGAGCAGGAACTGCGAGAACTGCTCAAGAACCGTCAAGCACCGTGGAATCAACTCGAAGAATTGGCCGGCGAAACCCTTATCCGCGGCTTGGAGCGCGGAGAGGACTTGATGGTCGATAACGAGGGGTTGGTCAAAGCCCAGGCGGACGCATCACGATATGCGTTTCACGCGTTAACCTTGTCGCAGCTTCCTGCCAACCTGAATCACCAACTGTCGGTAACGTTTGACGAAGCTTCGCTTGGCGGCCCAGCGGTGGCCGTCTGTATCAGCCCTCAGGACGCGCGTCCCGAAATCACCCATTACCAAGCCGTGATGTGCGTCGAGGGGTTTGCCGCGGGGCAGTGGTCACCGGTGCGGCTGCGTCGTCTGCCATCGTTGAGCGAAGCGATCCATCGAGGCGACGCGGTCCGATTGCTCCTCTGCCGCGGCCGGACAGTACTGAATGAGATTCGCGTCCATATCAGTCCGCGCGAGTTTTCACTGAGCATTCGTCGTGACGACGATCGGCTACGTGGCACGTTATCGCAGGCGGACAGCGTGCCGACGCAGATTGAATACCACGACTTCCTCCCGCTGGCCCACGGAAATCGACCCGCGATTTGGATCGGCCCGACCACGCGCATTCAGTCCGTCCAAGTTGGCTTCCGGACGCGGCCGATGGAGCGAACCGAATTAGAGGAAATTAAGATTCTGGTGAGCAATGGCCAGCTGGACGAGGCACTTGAAAAATTGACTCAGCGGCCCGATCGATTCTCTAAATTCCTCCGTTCGCGTTGCCTAACGCAACCCGGTGATCGGCTCCTCGTGCTGGATGAGTTGCTCGGACAAGCTCCCCAGATCAATGCCAACGGAGTGGTTCTTGACGACTGGTACTTACCGGCGCTGTTGGACGCTATCGAGCTGAACGACGAGAATCCGGAACGGTTTCGCGAACTGGTTTACAAATTGCTCTTTTACTATGGGACTTCCATCGAAGACATCGCCGTTCGCATTCCTCTAGACATGCGGCAAAGACTGCTGAGTGAATTTCGCAAATTAGGCGGTCGTTGGCGGGTCGCCACGCAACCCACCGGCGACTCTCAGATGTTGGACACCGCGGTGCGGCTTGACAAAGTTTTGGAGCCCAATGCAGTCATGCGGCGAGCCACTCGATGGCGTCGCTGTGACGTCTGGCGGGTGAGCGATCGCACGGACGAAGCCGAACGGGAATTGCGCGACCTGCTGGCAGAAGCACTGGATGATCCGGCGGCCGAACCGGCGGAGGCCGCTTATTTGTTGAGCGACCTGTGTTGGCTGCTTTTCTCTCGACAGCGGCTGGCGGAAACGGAAGCCGTGCTCGGCACATTCGACGGCCGCACAAGTCTTCCCGAATACATGCCGGCGACAATCCAGGTGGAAACCGCCCGGTTGGCGGCGCATCAAAATCGATTCGACGCAGCCGCCGAGGTGCTTGCGGAATTATTGAACGGCAGCGTCCCCATCCGACAGGTTCAACATGCCGATGCGTGTTTGCTGGCAGGTTTCGTGGAGTCCGAACGTGGCAACATGGAAGCCGCGGAAGCTTATTGGCAACGGGGACGCACCTTCCAAGGGCAACGCCCCAAACTGCGTAATCCCGAGGCCACTCGGGTGCACGGATCCCGCATGGTCGAACATCAGTTTCGCATTACCATCGACGGCACACTGGGATCGTTGGTCAATGGCTTTACTGAAGAAGAGGCGCAGGCAGGCTTCGATGCTCACGTGCCCGAGGCTGGCGTGTATGGAGCCTCCGGTCGAGCCATCGTGAAGATGGCCTTTGACAAGACTTTGGTTCGAGATTTGGCCAACGCTTTGTATCGTTCGCCACACGGTCAGCAAACGGCCAAACAGATGGCTTATCGGTCCGTTGGATTTCGTGATTTCTTCTGCGAACCCATCAAGTTGATGATCTTCGAGGGCGTCGTCCTGAATGGTTTCCGCGATTACAGGTCTGACACCGAACTGATGGCGGATGTGCTCGCGTCGTGCGGGGAAATTTTCAAGACTTATGACGCGGGCGGTATCAATGAACAGGAAGACATGCGGCTGATCGTGATGCTTTGGTCAGGCCAAGCGGACATGGATACCTGGCGGGCGCTCGCTCCGAAGCTAAGCCAAGACGTGGCTGCCGGACTAGCGTTGGTAGCCGGTCGGGCTCAGATGCTGGCAGCTGAGAATACCGACGTTGAGCTGGAAAAGAAGTCACATTTGCAACGGGCGCAAATTATGTTGGAAACCGCTCGCGATAGCCTCGGAGCGACCGCAGCGTTTAAACGCCTAGCGGAAACGTTATTAAGGGAAATCGAATGA
- a CDS encoding YceH family protein yields the protein MNEHPPTDSDDAQAEPEAQKTLPPLHPHQRRVLGVLVEKAKTTPDSYPLTLNAIMTGCNQKSNRDPVMQLDADDVQIALDGLRALEAATEIQGGGRVNKFRHHAYDWLGVRGAHAAVMIELMLRGPQTLGEIRSRASRMEKLADLQMTTQVVNELIAKKLVVPLGRPGRGQQFAHTLYQPDEMQRLDVASAAAPLPPQPSAPAAAPAPAADTDALQQQIDELKARVEKLESRL from the coding sequence ATGAACGAGCACCCCCCAACCGATTCCGACGACGCCCAAGCCGAACCTGAAGCTCAAAAGACCCTGCCCCCGCTGCACCCGCACCAGCGACGGGTGTTAGGTGTGCTGGTGGAGAAGGCGAAGACAACGCCGGACAGTTACCCGCTGACGCTGAATGCGATCATGACGGGCTGCAACCAAAAATCCAACCGCGATCCGGTCATGCAACTGGACGCGGACGATGTGCAAATCGCGTTGGATGGCTTGCGAGCCCTAGAAGCGGCAACGGAAATTCAGGGCGGCGGACGGGTCAATAAATTTCGCCATCACGCGTACGACTGGTTGGGCGTCCGCGGCGCCCACGCGGCGGTAATGATCGAATTGATGCTCCGCGGCCCGCAGACTCTCGGCGAAATTCGCTCCCGTGCCTCGCGAATGGAAAAGCTGGCCGACCTGCAAATGACCACCCAAGTCGTCAACGAGTTGATCGCCAAAAAACTGGTCGTCCCGCTGGGTCGCCCCGGCCGCGGCCAACAGTTCGCTCATACGCTCTACCAGCCCGACGAAATGCAGCGGCTGGATGTAGCTTCGGCGGCCGCCCCCTTACCTCCGCAGCCCAGTGCTCCGGCAGCGGCTCCCGCGCCGGCGGCGGACACCGATGCGCTGCAGCAGCAGATCGACGAGCTGAAGGCCCGCGTGGAAAAGTTGGAATCCAGGCTTTAG
- the rsfS gene encoding ribosome silencing factor translates to MRPHGTERSLELATAAAKVALDNRGQDVTVLDVCKQTALFDYFVIATGTSRRQLHAISEEIDDVLEKQLNDQRLGIEGYDESRWIVLDYGNVVIHLFDEETRSYYDLESLWADATPVPLAELGLHDPSQEGE, encoded by the coding sequence ATGCGCCCTCACGGGACCGAGCGGAGCCTGGAGCTGGCTACCGCAGCCGCTAAGGTGGCCCTCGACAATCGCGGCCAGGACGTGACGGTTTTGGACGTTTGCAAACAAACCGCCCTGTTCGATTACTTTGTGATCGCTACCGGCACCAGCCGCCGACAGCTGCACGCGATCAGCGAAGAAATCGACGATGTGCTGGAAAAACAGCTGAATGACCAGCGGTTGGGGATCGAGGGCTATGACGAAAGCCGCTGGATCGTGCTCGACTATGGCAACGTGGTGATCCACCTGTTCGACGAAGAAACTCGCTCCTATTACGACCTTGAATCGCTATGGGCCGACGCGACGCCGGTACCGCTGGCCGAACTCGGGCTGCACGACCCCTCGCAGGAGGGTGAGTGA
- the bcp gene encoding thioredoxin-dependent thiol peroxidase: protein MADWLEVGTKAKAFRLKSYDGKTIKLSDYKGQPVVLYFYPRDDTPGCTKQACAFRDRSEDLKEAGAAVLGISPDTVESHEKFRDKYELNFPLLADPDHAVSEAYGAWREKNMYGKKSMGIQRSTFLIDSTGRIAKVWKRVRVDGHDEAVLAAVAEL, encoded by the coding sequence ATGGCGGATTGGTTGGAAGTGGGCACCAAGGCAAAAGCGTTTCGGCTGAAATCCTACGACGGCAAGACGATCAAACTGTCGGACTACAAGGGGCAGCCGGTGGTGCTGTATTTTTATCCTCGCGACGACACCCCGGGCTGCACCAAGCAGGCCTGTGCGTTTCGCGACCGCAGCGAAGACCTGAAGGAAGCCGGAGCGGCGGTGCTGGGGATCAGTCCCGACACGGTGGAAAGCCATGAAAAGTTCCGCGACAAGTACGAGCTGAACTTTCCTTTGTTAGCCGATCCGGATCACGCCGTCAGCGAGGCCTACGGGGCGTGGCGTGAGAAAAACATGTACGGTAAGAAGTCGATGGGCATCCAACGCAGCACGTTTTTGATCGACAGCACGGGGCGGATCGCCAAGGTCTGGAAGCGAGTACGAGTGGACGGCCACGACGAGGCCGTACTAGCCGCCGTAGCGGAGCTGTAG
- a CDS encoding M28 family peptidase, translated as MLKFFVCCFVAVSATVALAQSPDAGVELSVASIDEAVVRGHIRFLADDLLEGRGPGSRGDALTQLYLATQFQSMGLQPAGVEGGWTQPFPLIGVQTHCPPSITFRGQQSVTFQYYDDYIATTGRPQAQVEVTDAPLVFVGYGIQAPEYDWDDYKDVDVRGKILIMMNNDPADDPQLFEGKRRLYYGRWDYKYAMAAKMGAAGAFIIHTEASAGYPYQVVQTSWSGEESELADEGQPRTNVRGWLTEDAAKKLMSSVNLDLDDLRAQAQKSSFRPVELPTKLSVELTAEVRENNTANVLAMLEGSDPEREDEYVIFMAHHDHIGIASQRSEDGDNIYNGAIDNASGTAALLAIARACTQLPQRPRRSILFVAVGAEEQGLLGSKFFAANPTVPPGKMAAVVNIDGVNRIGRTHDVNMIGMGKSSLDEIVKQVAQLQNRIVTPDHFPDRGYYYRSDQFSLAKIGVPGIYLHSGVNVIGKPEGWGKQQLDRWVKEDYHQPSDEYAEDWDLSGAIEDIRLLYRAGLRIADDDAMPSWNPGDEFEAARKQAIAETQPGS; from the coding sequence GTGCTTAAGTTTTTCGTTTGCTGTTTCGTTGCCGTGTCCGCGACCGTTGCGCTGGCTCAGTCTCCTGATGCGGGCGTCGAATTGTCGGTCGCCTCGATCGACGAGGCCGTGGTTCGTGGGCATATCCGGTTCCTGGCCGATGACCTACTGGAAGGACGCGGCCCCGGCTCTCGCGGTGATGCCCTAACCCAGCTGTATCTGGCTACTCAGTTTCAAAGCATGGGACTGCAGCCCGCCGGCGTCGAGGGCGGTTGGACCCAGCCCTTTCCGCTGATCGGCGTGCAAACCCACTGCCCGCCCAGCATCACCTTTCGCGGTCAGCAGTCCGTTACCTTCCAGTACTATGACGACTACATCGCCACCACCGGGCGGCCGCAGGCACAAGTCGAAGTCACCGACGCTCCGCTGGTCTTCGTCGGCTACGGTATCCAAGCCCCCGAATACGATTGGGACGATTACAAAGACGTCGACGTGCGGGGCAAGATCCTGATCATGATGAACAACGATCCGGCTGACGACCCACAGTTGTTCGAAGGCAAACGCCGGCTGTACTACGGTCGTTGGGATTACAAATATGCGATGGCCGCCAAAATGGGCGCCGCCGGCGCATTCATCATCCACACCGAAGCCTCCGCCGGGTATCCCTATCAAGTGGTGCAGACCTCCTGGTCGGGCGAAGAGTCGGAACTGGCCGACGAAGGCCAGCCCCGTACCAACGTCCGCGGTTGGTTGACCGAAGATGCCGCCAAGAAATTGATGTCGTCGGTGAACCTGGACCTGGATGACCTTCGCGCTCAGGCCCAAAAGTCATCCTTCCGGCCGGTCGAACTGCCCACCAAGCTGTCTGTTGAGCTGACCGCGGAGGTACGTGAAAATAACACGGCCAATGTATTGGCAATGCTGGAAGGCAGCGATCCGGAACGGGAAGATGAATACGTGATCTTCATGGCACATCACGATCACATCGGCATCGCTTCGCAGCGTTCCGAAGATGGCGACAACATCTATAACGGCGCCATCGACAACGCTTCGGGGACGGCCGCTCTGTTGGCCATCGCACGGGCCTGCACCCAGCTGCCGCAGCGCCCGCGTCGCTCGATTCTGTTCGTCGCCGTAGGAGCCGAAGAACAAGGCCTGTTGGGATCGAAATTCTTCGCCGCCAATCCCACCGTCCCGCCGGGAAAGATGGCCGCCGTGGTGAACATCGACGGCGTCAATCGGATCGGCCGAACCCACGACGTGAACATGATCGGGATGGGTAAGTCCAGTCTCGATGAAATCGTGAAACAAGTCGCCCAGTTGCAGAACCGGATCGTCACGCCTGACCATTTTCCCGATCGCGGCTACTACTATCGCAGCGATCAATTTTCGCTGGCCAAAATTGGCGTGCCCGGCATCTATTTGCACTCCGGCGTCAACGTGATCGGCAAACCCGAAGGCTGGGGCAAGCAGCAACTCGACCGCTGGGTCAAAGAAGACTACCACCAGCCCAGCGACGAATACGCTGAAGACTGGGACTTAAGCGGTGCAATCGAGGATATCCGCTTGCTGTACCGCGCCGGGCTGCGGATTGCCGACGATGACGCCATGCCAAGCTGGAATCCCGGCGACGAATTCGAAGCCGCCCGCAAACAGGCCATCGCCGAAACGCAACCCGGATCTTAG